From the genome of Desmodus rotundus isolate HL8 unplaced genomic scaffold, HLdesRot8A.1 manual_scaffold_540, whole genome shotgun sequence:
CCCTTTCTTCCTGCCACCCGCCTCTGGAGATAGGATGCTTAGGGACACTCTTCCCCCAACTGGTCCATACTCTTCCCAGTAAAAAAGTCTCACTGTTCTGGGCTCCTTTCTCAGGCAAGTTGCTCCCTGAGCTGCTCCAACCCTACGCAGAGCGTGTGGAACATCTGAGTGAGTTCCTGGTGGACATCAAGCCCTCCTTGACTTTTGATATCATACCCCTGCTGGACCCCTATGGGCCTGCTGGCTCTGACCCCTCCCTGGAGTTCCTGGTGGTCAGCGAGGAGACCTATCGTGGGGGGATGGCCGTCAACCGCTTCCGCCTTGAGAATGTAACCCCCAAGGGAGATTGGCAGAGGGAGtggatggggatggggaaggcCTTTGTTGGgggcgagggggaggggaggctgttcGAAGTACCATAACCCCAGACTTCAGAAGACAGGGCTCAAGGTGGTAGAAAGAAGCAAGGAGGAACTTGTTCCCAGGTTGTCCTCTGAGGCCAGTTCTACCTCTGGGGTAAGTAGGGGAGGATAAAGGGGACAAGTTGGGTGTCAGTGTCTGCCCTTCTTCATCTcagccctccttccccctcctcacccctcctccttTACTTCAGGGCCTGGAAGAGCTTGCCTTGTACCAGATCCAGCTACTGAAGGACCTAAGTCACAAGGAAAATGAAGAGGACAAAGTCAGCTCCTCCAGCTTCCGCCAGCGGATGCTGGGAAACCTGCTTCGGCCTCCACATGTAAGCatgtcctcccttcctccccactgctTGGGTGGGCTGGAAATGCTGGAAGGCAGAGACAGAAGGATTTAGCCCAAGCATGGGCCTGAGGACCCTGGTAACTGGGGTTCCTCTTATCTACCCCCAGAAGAGGCCCGAGCTCCCCCCGGGTCTCTATGTGATTGGGCTGACAGGCATCAGTGGCTCTGGGAAGAGCTCAATATCTCAGCGGCTGAAGGGCCTGGGGGCATTCATCATCGACAGTGACCAACTGGGCCATCGGGCCTATGCCCCAGGTGGTCCTGCCTACCAGCCTGTGTTGGAAACCTTTGGAACAGGTAATAACTGGACAGAACTGAAGGAGGCCTCAAGTGGGGAGATGGCCTGGTCTCCTTGCCcagttctctgtctctgtcatctAGATATTCTCCATAAAGATGGCACCATCAACAGGAAGGTCCTGGGCAGTCGGGTTTTTGGCAACAAGGTAAATGCACACCCTCCAGAGGTTCTCAGCTGCTATAGACCCAGGGGTTGGGGCCCAGTGGACCTCTCTGGTCTGGCTCAAAATGCCAGTTCCCATTCATCTGTCCCAACTACCTCATCTCTTGGGCTGGCTCCGTCTCCAACCACTGCCCACTCCCTCTATCCTGCTCCTCAGAAGCAGCTGAAGATGCTCACGGACATCATGTGGCCAGTTATCGCAAAGCTGGCCCGAGAGGAGATAGACCTCGCTGTGTCTGAGGGTGAGTGGGAGGGATGATGGGAGTGGCTGAGGGATGCAGTTAAGCACATGCTTTTCCTAAGAGTTTCCCCACTCCAAGCCAGACCATCCCCTTTGCCAGGAGCTGTGTTTCATTGGCTCTCTGACTGGTAGCAAGCGGCAGGGTACCGCTGGCAGTGACTAGGGTCTCCCTATAGGAAAGCAGGTATGCGTGATTGAAGCCGCCATGCTACTTGAAGCCGGCTGGCAGAACATGGTGCATGAGGTGTGGACCGTTGTCATCCCTGAGACTGAGGTATCTGGAGCCCACTTGCCACCCATCTCCACTGCAGACTGCAGACTGCGTCCACTCTAAGCCAGCCGTCCAACAAATGTCATGTCTGTGTCCAGGCTGTAAGACGAATTGTGGAGAGGGATGGCCTGAGTGAGGCCGCAGCTCAAAGCCGGCTGCAGAGCCAGATGAACGGGCAGCAGCTTGTGGACCAGAGCCACGTGGTGCTGAGCACCTTATGGGAGCCACATGTCACCCAGCGCCAGGTTGGTGCCCAGGGAAGGCTGGTTTGTGGGGATGGAGTCGCTAGTGGGTTCCTGTCTGActctgtcctcccttcctcccaacaTTCTGGCTTGCCCAAAGgtggaggaagcctgggccctcCTGCAGAAGCGTATCCACTAGATGCCATCAGGCCATGGCTGATAATGCGTTTTCTGTGGGGCCAGATGGGCCCTTGGAGTTGATGAGAGATCCAGTGGTGAGAAGGAATGGGGGCTTCAATGCTCATCCTAGAGCTTGGGCCTACAGAGCTCTGAGCtaagcagggcagggcagggcctggtggACACGGGAAGCCTACGGAGCTTGCTGGCGTTTGGCCATCACTGAGGATGTGGTCCATAGGGG
Proteins encoded in this window:
- the COASY gene encoding bifunctional coenzyme A synthase isoform X2; translation: MALFRSGLLVLTTPLASLAPRLAPLLTSAARLVNHTLYVHLQPGMSLDGPAQPQSSPVQATFEVLDFITHLYAGANMHTNLDIRILLTNIRTKSTSHPPAASSVQNLAHPPEVVLTDFQTLDGSQHNPVKQQLERYATSCYSCCPQLSSVLLHPDYEHGQLPVKPLDDPLPSTIRPSYPVARSPKQPVRGYRRGAVGGTFDRLHNAHKVLLSVSCVLAQEQLVVGVADKDLLKSKLLPELLQPYAERVEHLSEFLVDIKPSLTFDIIPLLDPYGPAGSDPSLEFLVVSEETYRGGMAVNRFRLENGLEELALYQIQLLKDLSHKENEEDKVSSSSFRQRMLGNLLRPPHRPELPPGLYVIGLTGISGSGKSSISQRLKGLGAFIIDSDQLGHRAYAPGGPAYQPVLETFGTDILHKDGTINRKVLGSRVFGNKKQLKMLTDIMWPVIAKLAREEIDLAVSEGKQVCVIEAAMLLEAGWQNMVHEVWTVVIPETEAVRRIVERDGLSEAAAQSRLQSQMNGQQLVDQSHVVLSTLWEPHVTQRQVEEAWALLQKRIH
- the COASY gene encoding bifunctional coenzyme A synthase isoform X1; the protein is MALFRSGLLVLTTPLASLAPRLAPLLTSAARLVNHTLYVHLQPGMSLDGPAQPQSSPVQATFEVLDFITHLYAGANMHTNLDIRILLTNIRTKSTSHPPAASSVQNLAHPPEVVLTDFQTLDGSQHNPVKQQLERYATSCYSCCPQLSSVLLHPDYEHGQLPVKPLDDPLPSTIRPSYPVARSPKQPVRGYRRGAVGGTFDRLHNAHKVLLSVSCVLAQEQLVVGVADKDLLKSKLLPELLQPYAERVEHLSEFLVDIKPSLTFDIIPLLDPYGPAGSDPSLEFLVVSEETYRGGMAVNRFRLENGLEELALYQIQLLKDLSHKENEEDKVSSSSFRQRMLGNLLRPPHKRPELPPGLYVIGLTGISGSGKSSISQRLKGLGAFIIDSDQLGHRAYAPGGPAYQPVLETFGTDILHKDGTINRKVLGSRVFGNKKQLKMLTDIMWPVIAKLAREEIDLAVSEGKQVCVIEAAMLLEAGWQNMVHEVWTVVIPETEAVRRIVERDGLSEAAAQSRLQSQMNGQQLVDQSHVVLSTLWEPHVTQRQVEEAWALLQKRIH